From the genome of Thauera chlorobenzoica:
CCGCTCGATATCCAGATCCGCTCCGAAGCCGACAGCGGTGCGCCGACCGTGGTTTCCGACCCGGATGGCCGCATCGCCATGATCTACAAGGAGATCGCGCGCAAGGTTGCGGTGCGCATTGCCGAGAAGTCGAAGGACATGACGCACAAGTTCCCGAATATCGTCTTCAAGAGCAGCTGAGCACTTCATTCGGGCCCCGGCGCGCGGCGGTCCGCCGCCGCCGGCGATGGATCTGCCCCCGGTGCCGGGGCGACGGAGCGGGCATCGAACGATGGCCTTTCCCCGCTGCGGTGCTTGTCCTAAACTACGCCGTTTTGCAACCGACCCCCTGGGTCGCACTGGAATCTGCGCCGATGTCGATCAAGTCCGACAAATGGATCCGCCGCATGGCCGAAACGGCCGCCATGATCGAGCCGTTCGCGCCGGAACTGGTGCGGGCCAATGGCAGCGGACGCATCGTTTCCTACGGCACGTCGAGCTATGGCTACGATGTGCGGGTGGCGAACGAATTCAAGATCTTCACCAACATCAACTCCACGATCGTCGATCCGAAGGATTTCGATGCGCGCAACTTCGTCGACTTCATCGGCGAGGTGTGCATCATTCCGCCGAACTCCTTCGCCCTGGCGCGCACGGTGGAGTATTTCCGCATCCCGCGCAGCGTACTGACGGTATGCCTGGGCAAAAGCACCTATGCGCGCTGCGGCATCATCGTGAACGTCACCCCGCTCGAGCCCGAGTGGGAGGGGCACGTGACGCTGGAGTTTTCCAACACCACCCCCTTGCCGGCCAAGATCTACGCCAACGAAGGGGTGGCCCAGATGCTGTTCTTCGAATCCGATGAAACCTGCGAGACTTCGTACAAGGACCGTGGCGGCAAGTACCTGGGCCAGACCGGCGTCACACTGCCGAAAATTTGAGCGCTTACGCTGACGGACGAAGTTCGCACGGGGCCGCCTGACGGCCCCTTGTGTTTTTTCGAATCACTTTCGGTAGCGCACGGGCGGCGAGTGGCGGAACAGGCTTTCCGCACCGGCCCGTCGCGCAAGACCCCGCTGGAGGCGAACAGGATGAGATTCCATTTCCCCATCATCATCATCGACGAGGATTTCCGTTCGGA
Proteins encoded in this window:
- the dcd gene encoding dCTP deaminase — translated: MSIKSDKWIRRMAETAAMIEPFAPELVRANGSGRIVSYGTSSYGYDVRVANEFKIFTNINSTIVDPKDFDARNFVDFIGEVCIIPPNSFALARTVEYFRIPRSVLTVCLGKSTYARCGIIVNVTPLEPEWEGHVTLEFSNTTPLPAKIYANEGVAQMLFFESDETCETSYKDRGGKYLGQTGVTLPKI